One Acanthopagrus latus isolate v.2019 chromosome 12, fAcaLat1.1, whole genome shotgun sequence genomic region harbors:
- the setd1ba gene encoding histone-lysine N-methyltransferase SETD1B-A isoform X1, with product MSKPGERNRLNEDHGRKQSSSLANGMDSHPVCGSAEKRSHHWRSYKLIIDPALKKGSHKLYRYDGQTFNMPNPGMPPVDIVRDPRIGRLWTKYKETDLPVPKFKIDECYIGPVPPKEVTFARLNDNIREGFLTDMCKKFGDIEEVEILYNPKNKKHLGIAKVVFETVKAAKVAVQSLHDTSVMGNIIHVELDPKGENRLRYFQLLMNGSYTPKTLPVGGEEAREVSPRSLAEALLACEPIRRLSESSVSAVGGALPPSSSTTPLSLETGYSSLRQDTPQSQGTPHTPRQTGTPFSQDSNFSSRQSTPAYQSGRPESSGSYKSRRHESKFQDAYNRRPERPQYRSNMYRGTTSEQAPFKQLTPPEPPPSTPTFTYTAPPPATPNFKSAFSPYQAPLPPAFPPSEPAFHHPTQREGEYLRPPQPPVAADTDFLPVKDRPETPPIPEPPPEPSPHPTTPPPQTPEHCPSPGSPALDPERNSLDSRIEMLLKEKRTKLLPFLEERDSDTEVRMEGSPISSSSSQLSPIPLCTSGSQGGQQNSRPTSTGLEDISPTPLPDSEDEEPIPGTASMLRRISSPVQEKMSNSDLKDGHFRGHTPTDKMDTVNQSSGEDMEISDDEMPGTPITGGECGKGIVINSAVSPMQTMTIPPPGFPPLTHQAGYSIPLPHLAPHSAVPGHPAHLPAHPGVPPHLLAHMAPYTHSMVPLMQMELMNCLRWEQWSTVPMSFQMQQQMLSRMAQTRGPYPYPHFMDSASFAGHYAPLAMGATPAGSAGAPGQQWQLPSIPKFNPTVPPPGYEGKKEDPHKATVDGVLLVIVKELKAIMKRDLNRKMVEVVAFRAFDDWWDKKERSAKASLTPVKGTEGKEEERPKPKETMGSSLLENWNKGEGLGYEGMGLGIGLRGAIRLPSFKVKRKDPPEATSAGDNKRARPSTPVDDELEDEDRDRDPAELPSDDSKMDADGSLAKRRHSRPLELDSEGEEEVDTSGKEEESLSEQEEEPNEMEATDRLLSGKESGDEEGDDEDSSSESASSDSSDDEAESSSSSKDSSDSSGESDDSSEYELSSEEEEDEEEERAMAKDAEDADKEARTSSSSSSSTSSTSDEEEEEAESKAQSPPVGLVLEDKEEQKSRAELSSKSKRRPPSPDEDMMEDVKPPSPKGIPVKESDVSIDRNIPVVKSEPRERVANLRPPTPTGALPDSDQETKAKGKTEPGEVPCTPGRLPPSHLEANTPVPKSASASFMHLPLPPHPALDGRSLLHPPPGPLSDLSQRPRLPTDEDIPRTPGRDLMERARSLGKSQSTDTVPNTPGSDAPLTGSSLLLSSPHIPGSPFSYPAQSPVLSAGVPRTPGRDLTFTPVFPDPSALTLNRKISSESLDDRPVFKEPPISALPNQTLSAGAEHSANVPEDLPAGLTVDVPVPSDTAQSKKKAGRPKGKKTPAVSTAEESLELSSKSTSLPHDNLSVQRIAAKSPDHRSLDFREGEVEPQTVLPAEDGFLSYEEEAPVTVKPARRPRRGWEELLLGSLSPVTSPPRPYFNPRTEFEEMTILYDIWNDGIDEEDVRLLQITYDKMLQQDNGNDWLNDTLWVNHPSTNIPGVKKKRRDDGMRDHMTGCARSEGYYKIDKKDKIKYLESTKLQYEEPPVDTQGMSIPAQVHASTRAGSERRSEQRRLLSSFACDSDLLKFNQLKFRKKKIRFCKSHIHDWGLFAQEPIAADEMVIEYVGQNIRQVIADMREKRYEEEGIGSSYMFRVDHDTIIDATKCGNFARFINHSCNPNCYAKVITVESQKKIVIYSRQPINVNEEITYDYKFPIEDEKIPCLCGAENCRGTLN from the exons ATGTCCAAGCCAGGCGAGAGAAACAGATTGAACGAGGACCATGGCAGAAAGCAGAGTTCAA GTTTGGCGAACGGCATGGACAGTCATCCCGTCTGCGGCTCGGCGGAGAAGCGGAGTCACCACTGGAGAAGTTACAAGTTGATCATCGACCCGGCGCTGAAGAAGGGATCGCACAAACTGTACCGCTACGATGGACAGACTTTCAACATGCCC AATCCTGGGATGCCACCAGTGGACATCGTCCGGGACCCGAGGATCGGTCGTCTCTGGACTAAGTACAAAGAGACGGACCTGCCGGTACCGAAATTCAAG ATCGATGAGTGTTACATCGGCCCCGTGCCTCCGAAGGAGGTGACATTCGCCCGGCTCAACGACAACATCAGGGAAGGATTTCTTACCGACATGTGCAAGAAATTCGGAGACATCGAGGAGGTGGAGATCCTGTACAATCCGAAGAACAAGAAGCACCTGGGGATTGCCAAAGTTGTTTTCGAGACGGTGAAAGCCGCCAAAGTGGCCGTGCAGTCGCTGCACGACACGTCTGTTATGGGAAACATCATCCACGTGGAGCTGGACCCGAAAG GTGAGAATCGCCTCAGGTACTTCCAGCTCCTGATGAATGGCAGCTACACTCCGAAGACCCTGCCTGTCGGCGGAGAGGAGGCCAGAGAAGTTTCCCCTCGAAGCCTGGCAGAAGCCTTACtg GCCTGCGAGCCAATCCGCAGGTTGTCGGAGAGCAGCGTGTCTGCTGTTGGAGGAGCATTACCACCCAGCAGCTCGACCACTCCTCTGTCCCTGGAGACGGGCTACTCCAGCCTAAGGCAGGACACGCCCCAGTCCCAGGGAACCCCTCATACCCCACGGCAGACTGGTACGCCCTTCTCTCAAGACTCGAATTTCTCCAGTCGGCAGTCCACGCCTGCTTACCAGTCCGGCCGGCCCGAGAGCTCTGGAAGTTACAAATCTCGGAGACACGAGAGTAAGTTCCAGGACGCATACAACCGCAGACCGGAGAGGCCTCAGTACCGCAGCAATATGTACCGAGGCACGACGTCCGAGCAAGCTCCCTTCAAACAGCTCACCCCACCTGAACCTCCGCCTTCCACCCCCACTTTCACCTACACAGcgcctcctcctgcaacacCCAACTTCAAGTCCGCCTTCTCACCCTACCAGGCTCCTTTACCCCCTGCGTTCCCACCGTCGGAGCCCGCTTTCCATCACCCCACCCAAAGGGAGGGTGAGTACCTCCGGCCGCCGCAGCCGCCTGTGGCAGCAGACACTGACTTTTTACCTGTGAAGGATCGACCGGAAACTCCTCCGATCCCAGAGCCCCCGCCGGAGCCCTCGCCCCACCCGACAACCCCTCCTCCACAAACGCCAGAGCACTGCCCCTCACCTGGCTCCCCCGCACTGGATCCGGAGCGCAATAGCCTGGATTCTCGCATTGAGATGCTCCTGAAGGAGAAAAGGACAAAATTGCTGCCGTTCCTGGAGGAGCGAGACTCGGACACCGAGGTGCGAATGGAGGGGAGTCcaatctcctcctcttcctctcagctATCCCCGATTCCCCTTTGCACAAGCGGCTCCCAAGGCGGCCAGCAGAACTCCCGTCCCACTAGCACAGGCTTGGAGGACATCAGTCCAACCCCACTGCCAGACTCAGAAGATGAAGAGCCGATTCCTGGAACTGCCTCCATGCTCAGGAGAATCAGCTCTCCTGTCCAGGAGAAGATGAGCAACAGTGACCTCAAGGATGGACACTTTCGAGGCCACACTCCCACTGATAAAATGGACACG GTTAATCAGTCGTCAGGAGAGGACATGGAAATCTCTGACGATGAGATGCCAGGTACTCCAATCACCGGTGGCGAGTGTGGAAAGGGCATTGTCATAAACTCTGCAGTGTCCCCGATGCAGACCATGACCATCCCTCCTCCTGGCTTCCCCCCTCTCACGCACCAGGCCGGCTACTCCATCCCACTTCCTCACCTGGCCCCCCACTCTGCCGTCCCAGGACATCCTGCTCACCTGCCAGCTCATCCTGGAGTGCCTCCCCACTTGCTGGCACACATGGCCCCCTACACTCACAGCATGGTGCCACTGATGCAGATGGAGCTGATGAACTGCTTGCGGTGGGAACAGTGGAGCACCGTGCCCATGTCCttccagatgcagcagcagatgttgaGTCGCATGGCTCAGACGAGGGGGCCCTATCCTTATCCACATTTTATGGACAGTGCATCTTTCGCGGGACACTACGCGCCTCTGGCGATGGGTGCAACACCTGCTGGCAGCGCGGGAGCACCCGGACAACAGTGGCAGCTTCCCAGTATACCAAAGTTCAACCCTACCGTTCCTCCTCCTGGATACGAGGGTAAAAAAGAGGATCCCCACAAGGCCACCGTCGACGGCGTGCTGTTGGTCATCGTCAAAGAACTGAAGGCCATCATGAAGAGGGACCTCAACCGCaagatggtggaggtggtggccTTTAGAGCATTCGACGACTGGTGGGATAAGAAGGAGCGCTCAGCAAAG GCGTCTTTGACTCCTGTGAAGGGAACAGAGgggaaggaagaagagaggccCAAACCCAAAGAAACGATGGGTTCGAGTCTGCTGGAGAACTGGAACAAAGGCGAGGGACTTGGCTACGAGGGGATGGGCCTGGGAATCGGTTTGCGAGGAGCCATCCGCCTGCCCTCCTTCAAG GTGAAAAGGAAGGACCCACCTGAGGCCACATCAGCAGGGGACAACAAACGAGCCCGGCCTTCAACTCCAGTTGATGATGAGCTTGAGGATGAGG aCCGGGATCGAGACCCAGCTGAGCTCCCTTCGGACGATTCCAAAATGGACGCCGATGGGTCTTTAGCAAAGCGACGGCACTCGCGACCACTTGAACTGGACAgcgagggggaggaagaggtggacacctcagggaaggaggaggagtcatTGTccgaacaggaggaggagcctaATGAAATGGAGGCTACGGATAGGCTGTTGTCGGGCAAA GAAAGTGGCGATGAGGAGGGTGATGATGAAGACTCATCCAGTGAGAGCGCCTCCTCAGATTCGTCAGATGACG AAGCTGAGAGTTCATCTTCCTCCAAGGACAGCTCTGACTCCTCTGGAGAAAGCGATGACTCCTCTGAGTACGAGTTAAGCtcggaagaggaggaagatgaggaggaagagcggGCGATGGCAAAGGATGCGGAGGACGCAGACAAAGAGGCAAGGACCTCgtcgtcctcctcatcctctacAAGTTCCACttctgatgaagaggaggaggaggcagagtcTAAGGCACAAAGCCCTCCTGTGGGACTGGTCTTGGAGGAtaaggaggagcagaagagcaGGGCGGAGCTGAGCAGCAAGTCCAAACGACGACCTCCTAGTCCTGACGAGGACATGATGGAAGACGTGAAGCCGCCATCGCCTAAAGGGATCCCAG TGAAAGAGTCAGATGTCAGCATAGACCGCAACATTCCTGTAGTGAAGTCTGAACCTCGGGAGCGTGTAGCGAACCTTCGGCCACCCACCCCCACAGGCGCCCTGCCCGACAGCGACCAGGAGACTAAAGCCAAAGGTAAAACAGAGCCTGGGGAAGTACCATGCACCCCCGGTCGACTACCCCCATCCCACTTAGAGGCAAACACACCCGTCCCCAAATCTGCCTCCGCTTCTTTTATgcacctccctctccctcctcacccgGCACTAGACGGccgctccctcctccacccgccCCCTGGTCCCCTATCTGACCTCTCTCAGCGGCCCAGGCTCCCAACAGATGAGGACATCCCCCGCACACCTGGCAGGGACCTGATGGAGCGTGCACGAAGTCTGGGCAAGTCCCAGAGCACGGACACGGTACCCAACACGCCTGGCAGCGACGCCCCGCTGACGGGCAGCAGCCTATTGCTTAGCTCCCCTCACATCCCCGGTAGCCCCTTCTCGTACCCTGCACAGTCCCCCGTCCTTAGCGCTGGAGTTCCCCGTACTCCAGGAAGAGACTTAACCTTCACCCCTGTCTTCCCTGACCCCTCAGCTCTGACTCTTAATAGGAAAATCTCCTCTGAGAGCCTGGACGATAGACCAGTTTTTAAAGAGCCTCCCATCAGCGCCCTTCCTAACCAGACCTTATCAGCTGGAGCAGAGCATTCAGCCAATGTCCCTGAAGATCTGCCCGCTGGTCTCACTGTAGATGTCCCTGTGCCATCAGATACCGCCCAGTCAAAGAAGAAAGCTGGACGACCCAAAGGCAAAAAGACCCCAGCTGTCTCCACAGCTGAGGAGTCTTTGGAGCTCTCATCCAAGTCCACCTCTCTGCCTCACGACAACCTATCTGTGCAGCGGATAGCCGCCAAGTCTCCTGACCACCGGAGCCTGGACTTCAGGGAAGGAGAGGTGGAGCCTCAGACAGTCTTGCCCGCAGAAGACGGCTTCCTGTCCTACGAGGAAGAGGCACCGGTGACAGTGAAGCCTGCACGGCGGCCGCGGCGTGGCtgggaggagctgctgctgggcaGCCTGTCTCCAGTCACCTCGCCTCCTCGGCCGTACTTCAACCCACGCACAGAGTTTGAGGAGATGACCATTCTATATGACATCTGGAATGACGGCATAGACGAGGAGGACGTGAGGCTCCTGCAGATCACCTATGACAAGATGCTCCAGCAGGATAATGGCAACGACTGGCTGAATGACACGCTCTGGGTCAACCATCCTT CTACCAACATCCCTGgcgtgaagaagaagagaagagacgaCGGCATGAGGGATCACATGACCGGCTGCGCACGAAGCGAGGGATACTACAAGATCGACAAGAAGGACAAGATCAAGTACCTGGAGAGCACAAAGCTGCAGTATGAGGAGCCTCCGGTCGACACGCAG ggtaTGAGTATTCCTGCGCAGGTTCACGCCTCCACCAGAGCTGGCTCGGAGCGGCGGTCGGAGCAGCGGCGCTTGCTGTCCTCGTTCGCGTGTGATAGTGACCTGCTGAAGTTCAACCAGCTGAAG ttcCGTAAGAAAAAGATCAGATTCTGCAAGTCACACATCCATGACTGGGGTCTGTTCGCTCAGGAGCCCATCGCCGCTGATGAAATGGTGATAGAGTATGTGGGACAGAACATcagacag GTGATTGCGGACATGCGGGAGAAGCGCTACGAGGAGGAGGGCATCGGTAGCAGCTACATGTTCCGCGTTGACCACGACACCATCATAGACGCTACCAAGTGTGGCAACTTTGCCCGCTTCATCAACCACAGCTGCAAT CCTAACTGTTATGCGAAGGTCATCACAGTGGAGTCTCAGAAGAAGATCGTGATCTACTCCAGACAGCCCATCAACGTCAACGAGGAGATCACGTACGACTACAAGTTCCCCATCGAGGACGAGAAGATCCCCTGTTTGTGTGGGGCGGAGAACTGTCGGGGAACACTCAATTAA
- the setd1ba gene encoding histone-lysine N-methyltransferase SETD1B-A isoform X2, translating to MSKPGERNRLNEDHGRKQSSSLANGMDSHPVCGSAEKRSHHWRSYKLIIDPALKKGSHKLYRYDGQTFNMPNPGMPPVDIVRDPRIGRLWTKYKETDLPVPKFKIDECYIGPVPPKEVTFARLNDNIREGFLTDMCKKFGDIEEVEILYNPKNKKHLGIAKVVFETVKAAKVAVQSLHDTSVMGNIIHVELDPKGENRLRYFQLLMNGSYTPKTLPVGGEEAREVSPRSLAEALLACEPIRRLSESSVSAVGGALPPSSSTTPLSLETGYSSLRQDTPQSQGTPHTPRQTGTPFSQDSNFSSRQSTPAYQSGRPESSGSYKSRRHESKFQDAYNRRPERPQYRSNMYRGTTSEQAPFKQLTPPEPPPSTPTFTYTAPPPATPNFKSAFSPYQAPLPPAFPPSEPAFHHPTQREGEYLRPPQPPVAADTDFLPVKDRPETPPIPEPPPEPSPHPTTPPPQTPEHCPSPGSPALDPERNSLDSRIEMLLKEKRTKLLPFLEERDSDTEVRMEGSPISSSSSQLSPIPLCTSGSQGGQQNSRPTSTGLEDISPTPLPDSEDEEPIPGTASMLRRISSPVQEKMSNSDLKDGHFRGHTPTDKMDTVNQSSGEDMEISDDEMPGTPITGGECGKGIVINSAVSPMQTMTIPPPGFPPLTHQAGYSIPLPHLAPHSAVPGHPAHLPAHPGVPPHLLAHMAPYTHSMVPLMQMELMNCLRWEQWSTVPMSFQMQQQMLSRMAQTRGPYPYPHFMDSASFAGHYAPLAMGATPAGSAGAPGQQWQLPSIPKFNPTVPPPGYEGKKEDPHKATVDGVLLVIVKELKAIMKRDLNRKMVEVVAFRAFDDWWDKKERSAKASLTPVKGTEGKEEERPKPKETMGSSLLENWNKGEGLGYEGMGLGIGLRGAIRLPSFKVKRKDPPEATSAGDNKRARPSTPVDDELEDEDRDRDPAELPSDDSKMDADGSLAKRRHSRPLELDSEGEEEVDTSGKEEESLSEQEEEPNEMEATDRLLSGKESGDEEGDDEDSSSESASSDSSDDEAESSSSSKDSSDSSGESDDSSEYELSSEEEEDEEEERAMAKDAEDADKEARTSSSSSSSTSSTSDEEEEEAESKAQSPPVGLVLEDKEEQKSRAELSSKSKRRPPSPDEDMMEDVKPPSPKGIPVKESDVSIDRNIPVVKSEPRERVANLRPPTPTGALPDSDQETKAKDTAQSKKKAGRPKGKKTPAVSTAEESLELSSKSTSLPHDNLSVQRIAAKSPDHRSLDFREGEVEPQTVLPAEDGFLSYEEEAPVTVKPARRPRRGWEELLLGSLSPVTSPPRPYFNPRTEFEEMTILYDIWNDGIDEEDVRLLQITYDKMLQQDNGNDWLNDTLWVNHPSTNIPGVKKKRRDDGMRDHMTGCARSEGYYKIDKKDKIKYLESTKLQYEEPPVDTQGMSIPAQVHASTRAGSERRSEQRRLLSSFACDSDLLKFNQLKFRKKKIRFCKSHIHDWGLFAQEPIAADEMVIEYVGQNIRQVIADMREKRYEEEGIGSSYMFRVDHDTIIDATKCGNFARFINHSCNPNCYAKVITVESQKKIVIYSRQPINVNEEITYDYKFPIEDEKIPCLCGAENCRGTLN from the exons ATGTCCAAGCCAGGCGAGAGAAACAGATTGAACGAGGACCATGGCAGAAAGCAGAGTTCAA GTTTGGCGAACGGCATGGACAGTCATCCCGTCTGCGGCTCGGCGGAGAAGCGGAGTCACCACTGGAGAAGTTACAAGTTGATCATCGACCCGGCGCTGAAGAAGGGATCGCACAAACTGTACCGCTACGATGGACAGACTTTCAACATGCCC AATCCTGGGATGCCACCAGTGGACATCGTCCGGGACCCGAGGATCGGTCGTCTCTGGACTAAGTACAAAGAGACGGACCTGCCGGTACCGAAATTCAAG ATCGATGAGTGTTACATCGGCCCCGTGCCTCCGAAGGAGGTGACATTCGCCCGGCTCAACGACAACATCAGGGAAGGATTTCTTACCGACATGTGCAAGAAATTCGGAGACATCGAGGAGGTGGAGATCCTGTACAATCCGAAGAACAAGAAGCACCTGGGGATTGCCAAAGTTGTTTTCGAGACGGTGAAAGCCGCCAAAGTGGCCGTGCAGTCGCTGCACGACACGTCTGTTATGGGAAACATCATCCACGTGGAGCTGGACCCGAAAG GTGAGAATCGCCTCAGGTACTTCCAGCTCCTGATGAATGGCAGCTACACTCCGAAGACCCTGCCTGTCGGCGGAGAGGAGGCCAGAGAAGTTTCCCCTCGAAGCCTGGCAGAAGCCTTACtg GCCTGCGAGCCAATCCGCAGGTTGTCGGAGAGCAGCGTGTCTGCTGTTGGAGGAGCATTACCACCCAGCAGCTCGACCACTCCTCTGTCCCTGGAGACGGGCTACTCCAGCCTAAGGCAGGACACGCCCCAGTCCCAGGGAACCCCTCATACCCCACGGCAGACTGGTACGCCCTTCTCTCAAGACTCGAATTTCTCCAGTCGGCAGTCCACGCCTGCTTACCAGTCCGGCCGGCCCGAGAGCTCTGGAAGTTACAAATCTCGGAGACACGAGAGTAAGTTCCAGGACGCATACAACCGCAGACCGGAGAGGCCTCAGTACCGCAGCAATATGTACCGAGGCACGACGTCCGAGCAAGCTCCCTTCAAACAGCTCACCCCACCTGAACCTCCGCCTTCCACCCCCACTTTCACCTACACAGcgcctcctcctgcaacacCCAACTTCAAGTCCGCCTTCTCACCCTACCAGGCTCCTTTACCCCCTGCGTTCCCACCGTCGGAGCCCGCTTTCCATCACCCCACCCAAAGGGAGGGTGAGTACCTCCGGCCGCCGCAGCCGCCTGTGGCAGCAGACACTGACTTTTTACCTGTGAAGGATCGACCGGAAACTCCTCCGATCCCAGAGCCCCCGCCGGAGCCCTCGCCCCACCCGACAACCCCTCCTCCACAAACGCCAGAGCACTGCCCCTCACCTGGCTCCCCCGCACTGGATCCGGAGCGCAATAGCCTGGATTCTCGCATTGAGATGCTCCTGAAGGAGAAAAGGACAAAATTGCTGCCGTTCCTGGAGGAGCGAGACTCGGACACCGAGGTGCGAATGGAGGGGAGTCcaatctcctcctcttcctctcagctATCCCCGATTCCCCTTTGCACAAGCGGCTCCCAAGGCGGCCAGCAGAACTCCCGTCCCACTAGCACAGGCTTGGAGGACATCAGTCCAACCCCACTGCCAGACTCAGAAGATGAAGAGCCGATTCCTGGAACTGCCTCCATGCTCAGGAGAATCAGCTCTCCTGTCCAGGAGAAGATGAGCAACAGTGACCTCAAGGATGGACACTTTCGAGGCCACACTCCCACTGATAAAATGGACACG GTTAATCAGTCGTCAGGAGAGGACATGGAAATCTCTGACGATGAGATGCCAGGTACTCCAATCACCGGTGGCGAGTGTGGAAAGGGCATTGTCATAAACTCTGCAGTGTCCCCGATGCAGACCATGACCATCCCTCCTCCTGGCTTCCCCCCTCTCACGCACCAGGCCGGCTACTCCATCCCACTTCCTCACCTGGCCCCCCACTCTGCCGTCCCAGGACATCCTGCTCACCTGCCAGCTCATCCTGGAGTGCCTCCCCACTTGCTGGCACACATGGCCCCCTACACTCACAGCATGGTGCCACTGATGCAGATGGAGCTGATGAACTGCTTGCGGTGGGAACAGTGGAGCACCGTGCCCATGTCCttccagatgcagcagcagatgttgaGTCGCATGGCTCAGACGAGGGGGCCCTATCCTTATCCACATTTTATGGACAGTGCATCTTTCGCGGGACACTACGCGCCTCTGGCGATGGGTGCAACACCTGCTGGCAGCGCGGGAGCACCCGGACAACAGTGGCAGCTTCCCAGTATACCAAAGTTCAACCCTACCGTTCCTCCTCCTGGATACGAGGGTAAAAAAGAGGATCCCCACAAGGCCACCGTCGACGGCGTGCTGTTGGTCATCGTCAAAGAACTGAAGGCCATCATGAAGAGGGACCTCAACCGCaagatggtggaggtggtggccTTTAGAGCATTCGACGACTGGTGGGATAAGAAGGAGCGCTCAGCAAAG GCGTCTTTGACTCCTGTGAAGGGAACAGAGgggaaggaagaagagaggccCAAACCCAAAGAAACGATGGGTTCGAGTCTGCTGGAGAACTGGAACAAAGGCGAGGGACTTGGCTACGAGGGGATGGGCCTGGGAATCGGTTTGCGAGGAGCCATCCGCCTGCCCTCCTTCAAG GTGAAAAGGAAGGACCCACCTGAGGCCACATCAGCAGGGGACAACAAACGAGCCCGGCCTTCAACTCCAGTTGATGATGAGCTTGAGGATGAGG aCCGGGATCGAGACCCAGCTGAGCTCCCTTCGGACGATTCCAAAATGGACGCCGATGGGTCTTTAGCAAAGCGACGGCACTCGCGACCACTTGAACTGGACAgcgagggggaggaagaggtggacacctcagggaaggaggaggagtcatTGTccgaacaggaggaggagcctaATGAAATGGAGGCTACGGATAGGCTGTTGTCGGGCAAA GAAAGTGGCGATGAGGAGGGTGATGATGAAGACTCATCCAGTGAGAGCGCCTCCTCAGATTCGTCAGATGACG AAGCTGAGAGTTCATCTTCCTCCAAGGACAGCTCTGACTCCTCTGGAGAAAGCGATGACTCCTCTGAGTACGAGTTAAGCtcggaagaggaggaagatgaggaggaagagcggGCGATGGCAAAGGATGCGGAGGACGCAGACAAAGAGGCAAGGACCTCgtcgtcctcctcatcctctacAAGTTCCACttctgatgaagaggaggaggaggcagagtcTAAGGCACAAAGCCCTCCTGTGGGACTGGTCTTGGAGGAtaaggaggagcagaagagcaGGGCGGAGCTGAGCAGCAAGTCCAAACGACGACCTCCTAGTCCTGACGAGGACATGATGGAAGACGTGAAGCCGCCATCGCCTAAAGGGATCCCAG TGAAAGAGTCAGATGTCAGCATAGACCGCAACATTCCTGTAGTGAAGTCTGAACCTCGGGAGCGTGTAGCGAACCTTCGGCCACCCACCCCCACAGGCGCCCTGCCCGACAGCGACCAGGAGACTAAAGCCAAAG ATACCGCCCAGTCAAAGAAGAAAGCTGGACGACCCAAAGGCAAAAAGACCCCAGCTGTCTCCACAGCTGAGGAGTCTTTGGAGCTCTCATCCAAGTCCACCTCTCTGCCTCACGACAACCTATCTGTGCAGCGGATAGCCGCCAAGTCTCCTGACCACCGGAGCCTGGACTTCAGGGAAGGAGAGGTGGAGCCTCAGACAGTCTTGCCCGCAGAAGACGGCTTCCTGTCCTACGAGGAAGAGGCACCGGTGACAGTGAAGCCTGCACGGCGGCCGCGGCGTGGCtgggaggagctgctgctgggcaGCCTGTCTCCAGTCACCTCGCCTCCTCGGCCGTACTTCAACCCACGCACAGAGTTTGAGGAGATGACCATTCTATATGACATCTGGAATGACGGCATAGACGAGGAGGACGTGAGGCTCCTGCAGATCACCTATGACAAGATGCTCCAGCAGGATAATGGCAACGACTGGCTGAATGACACGCTCTGGGTCAACCATCCTT CTACCAACATCCCTGgcgtgaagaagaagagaagagacgaCGGCATGAGGGATCACATGACCGGCTGCGCACGAAGCGAGGGATACTACAAGATCGACAAGAAGGACAAGATCAAGTACCTGGAGAGCACAAAGCTGCAGTATGAGGAGCCTCCGGTCGACACGCAG ggtaTGAGTATTCCTGCGCAGGTTCACGCCTCCACCAGAGCTGGCTCGGAGCGGCGGTCGGAGCAGCGGCGCTTGCTGTCCTCGTTCGCGTGTGATAGTGACCTGCTGAAGTTCAACCAGCTGAAG ttcCGTAAGAAAAAGATCAGATTCTGCAAGTCACACATCCATGACTGGGGTCTGTTCGCTCAGGAGCCCATCGCCGCTGATGAAATGGTGATAGAGTATGTGGGACAGAACATcagacag GTGATTGCGGACATGCGGGAGAAGCGCTACGAGGAGGAGGGCATCGGTAGCAGCTACATGTTCCGCGTTGACCACGACACCATCATAGACGCTACCAAGTGTGGCAACTTTGCCCGCTTCATCAACCACAGCTGCAAT CCTAACTGTTATGCGAAGGTCATCACAGTGGAGTCTCAGAAGAAGATCGTGATCTACTCCAGACAGCCCATCAACGTCAACGAGGAGATCACGTACGACTACAAGTTCCCCATCGAGGACGAGAAGATCCCCTGTTTGTGTGGGGCGGAGAACTGTCGGGGAACACTCAATTAA